From a region of the Candidatus Brocadia sp. genome:
- a CDS encoding toll/interleukin-1 receptor domain-containing protein gives MEYDIFFSYPHKDAKEVQHILQALQAEGLNVWIDKSEIRDYESITRSIVGGLAHAKVLLAYYSLNYWRSRACQWELTAGFLAAQREGDARRRILVINPEEKAGHIHPVELRDELFQKAPADAEALRKLVQSVKAHVSGIKNTIGAIYALTQPRWYGRKGAGSNRFVGRLPDMWRIHSALHSSGVPVITGAVASAVVQVQGMGGVGKSLLAEEYALRYAAAFPGGVFWLRALGNDDTKTAMGEEREAEHIRQISDFAVSFGIFVKDRSPEEIEAGLARELERRGLPYLWIADDVPSGMEREALHKWLAPHPSGKTLITTRTREYNALGTLIPLGVLAPEEAYELLTLRRKPAGKTEEDAARMLTEDLGYHALAVDVAGALLDAKKGLESFAEFRKKLVDTQRDELEYASKLKEILPTGHEKSIASTLLRSIRQLEPEGLDFLRLASVLAVAPIPASLVSAVFSKADNLDEEAGKHRAMFAFDQVENLSLAEGSDEESGAKTVHTLVSRTVRFHETMPDRIDLIQAAAVSVLTDGLSVIADGRIHSELKLEVAHARQLVNRGDDIPTANITGWLAGYDHLYGAYRSAEMLLRRELDIRNRILGDVHPHTLRTMNNIAETLRAQGDLASAHKLNEQVLEIKRKILGDEHPDTLMTMNNLAEMLSDQGDLAVARKLEEQVLEKRRRILGDEHPDTSLSAWNLVVTLLHIGDAAEAMEILSKHLLWLLSRDPATLEANQQKIREMIIESIPKK, from the coding sequence ATGGAGTACGACATTTTTTTCAGTTATCCGCATAAAGATGCGAAAGAAGTGCAGCATATCTTGCAAGCGCTTCAGGCTGAGGGATTGAATGTCTGGATAGATAAGAGCGAGATCCGCGACTACGAGAGCATCACCAGATCCATCGTTGGAGGGCTTGCGCATGCAAAAGTCCTTCTGGCATATTATTCCCTCAACTACTGGCGCTCCCGTGCATGTCAGTGGGAGCTGACCGCAGGATTTCTTGCTGCGCAGCGCGAGGGTGATGCACGAAGGCGCATCCTGGTCATCAATCCGGAAGAGAAGGCAGGGCACATCCATCCTGTGGAACTTCGGGATGAGCTCTTCCAGAAAGCGCCAGCGGATGCCGAAGCTCTGAGAAAGCTTGTCCAGAGCGTGAAAGCGCACGTCTCCGGGATCAAAAACACGATCGGAGCGATCTACGCCCTCACACAGCCCCGCTGGTACGGCAGGAAAGGCGCAGGTTCGAACAGGTTCGTGGGGAGACTTCCCGATATGTGGCGCATCCATTCGGCATTACATTCATCAGGAGTACCCGTAATAACCGGCGCTGTGGCAAGCGCGGTCGTCCAGGTGCAGGGTATGGGCGGTGTGGGAAAATCGCTCCTTGCCGAGGAATATGCCCTTCGCTATGCAGCGGCATTTCCAGGCGGTGTGTTTTGGCTCAGGGCGCTGGGGAACGATGATACAAAAACTGCAATGGGAGAGGAGCGTGAGGCAGAGCACATAAGGCAGATCTCGGATTTTGCCGTAAGCTTTGGCATATTTGTTAAGGACAGGAGCCCGGAGGAGATAGAAGCGGGTCTTGCAAGAGAGCTTGAGCGCAGAGGGCTGCCTTATCTATGGATTGCGGATGATGTCCCCTCAGGAATGGAAAGAGAGGCGCTGCACAAGTGGCTAGCGCCGCATCCCTCTGGAAAGACCCTTATCACCACGCGCACAAGGGAGTATAACGCACTGGGAACGCTCATTCCCCTGGGTGTCCTTGCGCCCGAAGAAGCGTATGAACTTCTGACCTTACGGCGTAAACCCGCAGGAAAGACGGAAGAAGACGCTGCACGTATGCTGACAGAGGATCTGGGGTATCATGCACTGGCTGTGGACGTTGCCGGCGCGCTGCTTGATGCAAAAAAAGGTTTAGAGTCTTTTGCTGAATTCAGAAAGAAACTTGTTGACACCCAAAGGGACGAACTGGAATACGCCTCAAAACTGAAGGAAATTCTTCCAACCGGGCACGAGAAGAGTATCGCCAGCACCCTCCTTCGCAGTATCCGGCAACTTGAACCTGAGGGGCTTGATTTCCTGCGTCTGGCCTCTGTACTCGCTGTGGCTCCGATCCCTGCTTCTTTAGTTTCCGCAGTATTTTCAAAGGCAGATAATCTGGATGAAGAGGCAGGCAAGCATCGTGCAATGTTTGCCTTCGATCAGGTGGAGAATCTCTCTCTTGCAGAAGGGTCTGATGAGGAATCGGGAGCCAAAACCGTACACACCCTGGTCTCACGCACCGTGCGGTTTCACGAAACGATGCCTGATCGGATAGATTTAATTCAGGCTGCGGCGGTCAGTGTTCTCACTGATGGACTTTCAGTGATAGCAGACGGCAGAATCCACAGCGAACTCAAACTCGAAGTCGCACATGCAAGGCAGCTTGTGAACCGTGGTGATGACATTCCAACAGCGAACATTACAGGCTGGCTTGCAGGGTACGATCATCTGTATGGCGCATACCGATCTGCAGAAATGCTGCTTCGCAGGGAGCTGGACATACGAAACCGCATACTGGGCGATGTGCACCCGCATACGCTTCGCACCATGAACAACATTGCAGAAACGCTCAGGGCCCAGGGCGATCTTGCCAGCGCGCACAAACTCAACGAGCAGGTGCTTGAAATAAAGCGAAAGATACTGGGCGACGAGCACCCGGATACGCTTATGACCATGAACAACCTTGCTGAAATGCTCAGTGATCAGGGCGATCTTGCCGTCGCGCGCAAACTCGAGGAACAGGTGCTTGAAAAAAGGCGAAGGATACTGGGTGATGAGCACCCGGATACGAGTCTTTCCGCATGGAACCTCGTTGTGACGCTTCTTCATATCGGTGATGCTGCAGAGGCTATGGAGATTCTCAGCAAACATCTTCTCTGGCTGCTTTCTCGTGACCCTGCCACGCTTGAAGCGAACCAGCAGAAGATACGGGAGATGATCATTGAGAGTATACCAAAGAAGTAA
- the recG gene encoding ATP-dependent DNA helicase RecG, with protein sequence MLVTKIGTNTSSPPALHQSVQYLKGVGPRRSEIYGKLGIHTIRDMLFYFPRDYKDRSRVQKISEARIGSEITIFGRVLGVQTRTARSRKNILEVFVGDGTGSIAATWFNQPFLAKKFHVGNRVLLHGKVGAYKYLQVLSPEYEIIQDEEMNVKDGGILPVYPLTEHMSQGHFRKIMKDAVCHFAGAVDEILPTEIIRKNQLLSLRDAIANIHFPETPELLKQARFRLVYDELFTLEVAMALRKRGIQAETGISFKIGANVDAHIRKLIPFPLTNAQERVIREITEDMRGSKPMNRLLQGDVGSGKTVVAMYAILAAIANGYQTALMAPTEILAKQHFQTIQKYLLHSHVRTHVLIGDTNLRQRKDTLDRIKTGQVDLVVGTHALIEETVQFHRLGLVVIDEQHKFGVVQRLNLKKKGGAPDVLIMTATPIPRTLSLTLFGDLDFSLLDEMPPGRSPVKTLWITKEKELGSYRFIHDEIVKGRQVFIVYPLVEESESFDLKAAVTEAKRLQSEVFPSHRVGLLHGQMKSSDKDKVMADFKEKKYDILVSTVIIEVGIDIPNATVMVIVHAERFGLSQLHQLRGRIGRGSEQSYCLLFGNPTSSVSNERLKIMAMTSDGFKIAEMDFRLRGPGEFFGTRQHGLPELRISDLIKDFPILKKARSDAFELVSKDPQLTMETHIRIRERVLETFKDRLELMNI encoded by the coding sequence ATGCTCGTTACCAAAATAGGAACAAATACATCGTCACCGCCCGCATTACATCAGTCCGTTCAATATCTGAAAGGCGTCGGGCCAAGGCGAAGTGAAATCTATGGAAAGCTGGGAATCCATACGATACGTGACATGCTCTTTTATTTCCCAAGGGATTACAAAGACCGCAGCCGTGTACAAAAGATTTCCGAGGCCAGGATAGGGTCAGAAATTACCATTTTCGGAAGAGTGCTTGGCGTTCAAACAAGGACGGCAAGAAGCCGGAAGAACATTCTGGAGGTCTTTGTCGGAGATGGAACCGGTTCAATTGCTGCGACCTGGTTTAATCAACCGTTTCTCGCAAAGAAATTTCATGTGGGCAACCGTGTCCTTCTGCATGGCAAGGTGGGGGCATATAAATATCTCCAGGTATTAAGTCCCGAATATGAAATCATCCAGGATGAGGAAATGAATGTGAAGGATGGGGGCATCCTGCCAGTTTACCCGCTTACCGAACATATGAGTCAGGGTCATTTCCGAAAGATCATGAAGGATGCGGTGTGCCATTTTGCCGGTGCTGTTGATGAAATACTCCCGACAGAGATTATCAGGAAAAATCAGTTGCTTTCCCTACGCGATGCAATAGCAAATATCCACTTCCCTGAGACGCCTGAGCTCCTGAAGCAGGCAAGATTCAGACTGGTTTACGATGAATTGTTTACCCTTGAAGTGGCGATGGCTCTGAGAAAGCGCGGCATTCAGGCGGAAACGGGAATTTCGTTCAAGATCGGAGCCAACGTCGATGCGCATATCCGCAAGCTTATCCCTTTCCCCCTGACAAATGCGCAGGAACGGGTAATTCGGGAAATTACTGAAGATATGCGCGGCAGCAAGCCCATGAACCGATTGTTGCAGGGTGACGTTGGTTCGGGGAAGACCGTTGTGGCAATGTATGCCATCCTTGCCGCCATTGCCAACGGTTACCAGACCGCTCTTATGGCGCCTACGGAAATACTGGCAAAACAGCATTTCCAGACTATACAGAAATACCTCCTTCACTCTCATGTCAGGACACACGTGCTGATAGGAGACACCAATCTTCGGCAGAGAAAGGACACCCTTGATCGCATCAAAACGGGGCAGGTCGATCTCGTTGTCGGAACGCATGCCCTTATCGAAGAAACGGTTCAGTTTCACCGGTTGGGTCTTGTGGTGATAGATGAACAGCACAAATTTGGCGTGGTGCAACGTCTGAATTTAAAAAAGAAGGGGGGGGCTCCCGACGTGCTGATCATGACGGCAACGCCCATTCCCCGCACCCTTTCTCTTACCTTATTTGGCGATCTGGACTTTTCCCTCCTGGATGAAATGCCGCCTGGCCGCTCTCCGGTGAAGACCCTCTGGATCACCAAAGAAAAGGAGCTGGGCTCCTATCGTTTTATTCATGATGAAATTGTGAAGGGGCGGCAGGTGTTTATCGTCTATCCTCTTGTTGAAGAATCGGAATCCTTTGACCTGAAAGCAGCCGTTACCGAGGCGAAAAGACTGCAAAGTGAAGTCTTTCCGTCACACCGGGTGGGTTTGCTTCATGGCCAAATGAAGTCTTCCGATAAAGATAAGGTTATGGCGGATTTCAAGGAAAAAAAATATGATATTCTGGTCTCTACGGTGATCATTGAAGTAGGCATCGACATCCCTAACGCCACGGTAATGGTTATCGTTCATGCGGAACGGTTTGGCCTCTCCCAGCTCCACCAGTTACGCGGACGCATTGGGCGGGGAAGCGAGCAGTCGTATTGCCTGCTCTTTGGAAATCCCACCAGTTCCGTGTCGAACGAGCGGCTTAAGATTATGGCCATGACCAGTGATGGATTCAAAATTGCCGAGATGGATTTCAGGTTAAGGGGGCCAGGCGAATTTTTTGGGACACGTCAGCATGGATTGCCTGAGCTGAGAATCAGTGACCTCATAAAAGACTTTCCCATCCTCAAAAAAGCCCGCAGCGATGCCTTTGAGCTCGTATCGAAAGATCCTCAGCTTACGATGGAAACCCACATCAGGATAAGAGAGCGGGTATTGGAAACCTTTAAAGACCGGTTAGAGCTCATGAACATTTGA
- a CDS encoding U32 family peptidase: MECFFAALENGADAIYFGLPDFSARAAAENFTLEDASKAIAHARKRAVKIYIAFNTLMKTQELEKIVDLLIAVEELQPDTLILQDLGLLFLLQSRFPQFSLHASTQMTIHNLAGVKQLERMGFQRVVLARELPMDEITNIARNTAMETEVFVHGALCYSYSGLCFFSSMTGGRSGNRGRCAQPCRMRYKTSSGDGGYLFSMKDLLTISQINKLIAAGVHAFKIEGRMKSPEYVAVVTHAYRQAIDGRLPGLDETMHRIRTVFSRETTHAYVFPEDSRKTKNGTQYQVKSTDTINPSYPANVGSYAGEVIDTRRGKVVIRADNDIGVRDLLQVFDNSQAEPSLLHVKSLEIDGRRVFEIHAGDIAAIGSEQRFMPGAKLYLISSQKVRETLSLKVPKKLIPTRIPVNLEVKIRPHGVSIKGITRHVTLTKDYPVKLEQGIHWAIGEEHIRDAFSRLGATPFELRDIHTDVSEKLFIPFSTLNEIRRDFFQNLSVAYQKEKEGMSHGIKNWIKEVTLEYRNPCKRFSGEDGIRLSLKIDKLQYLNHVPLEKIYKIYVVLSREVLMALGSTKKTDMSPLLSASPKGSDKAVLKKLLPVETATGSTEAYDVINTLLPLQDTIVFSLPVIMRDRGNGLETFGDIKIIVQKLMALGFRQFQLSNLGALDIFETKDVLWYADYPLYCLNPLSAAQLRKLGFCRYTLSPEDDKENLQTLYSADADLIIYQDTPLFISETCVWANMKRRCPGISECGFRQVTVENEHGDRFVAINDRCKTVVIGERPFSIIHRIPKLLEAGQRDFRIDLCWRDYTPEMIEDIFSGIQNRTTMKYATMGNYERGLI; the protein is encoded by the coding sequence ATGGAGTGCTTTTTTGCCGCCCTTGAAAACGGGGCCGATGCCATCTATTTTGGTTTGCCGGATTTCAGCGCCCGCGCAGCGGCGGAGAATTTTACCCTTGAAGACGCCAGCAAGGCCATTGCCCATGCCCGCAAGAGGGCGGTTAAGATTTATATTGCCTTTAATACCCTCATGAAAACCCAGGAACTGGAAAAGATTGTCGACCTCTTAATCGCGGTGGAAGAACTTCAGCCCGACACCCTGATACTCCAGGATCTTGGGCTGCTCTTTTTACTACAATCCCGATTCCCGCAGTTCAGCCTTCATGCCAGCACGCAGATGACCATCCACAATCTTGCAGGAGTGAAACAACTGGAACGGATGGGTTTTCAGCGCGTTGTTCTTGCCCGTGAATTGCCGATGGATGAAATAACGAATATTGCCCGGAATACCGCGATGGAGACAGAGGTCTTTGTCCACGGGGCTTTGTGTTATTCCTATTCGGGTCTCTGCTTTTTCAGCAGTATGACCGGCGGCAGGAGTGGAAATCGCGGCAGGTGCGCCCAGCCCTGCAGGATGCGGTACAAAACGTCATCGGGTGATGGTGGCTATCTTTTTTCTATGAAAGACCTCCTCACCATTTCACAGATTAACAAGCTGATAGCTGCGGGTGTCCATGCATTCAAGATAGAAGGCCGTATGAAATCGCCCGAATACGTCGCCGTTGTAACACACGCCTACCGGCAGGCGATTGACGGCAGGCTGCCCGGCTTAGATGAGACCATGCACAGGATAAGGACCGTATTCAGCAGGGAAACGACCCATGCGTATGTATTTCCTGAAGATTCCCGGAAGACCAAAAACGGTACACAGTATCAGGTCAAGTCAACAGACACCATTAACCCATCATATCCCGCAAATGTCGGTTCCTATGCCGGTGAAGTAATCGACACGAGAAGGGGAAAAGTTGTGATACGGGCAGATAACGATATTGGTGTGAGGGATTTGTTGCAGGTGTTTGATAATTCTCAGGCAGAACCATCGCTGCTGCATGTTAAAAGCCTTGAAATTGACGGAAGGCGTGTCTTTGAAATACACGCGGGCGATATCGCAGCCATTGGTTCAGAACAACGTTTTATGCCAGGAGCAAAACTCTATCTAATCTCTTCGCAAAAGGTCAGGGAGACGCTGAGTCTAAAAGTTCCGAAAAAGCTTATTCCCACCAGGATACCGGTGAATTTGGAAGTGAAGATAAGACCTCATGGTGTATCGATAAAGGGAATAACGAGGCATGTCACCCTGACAAAGGATTACCCGGTAAAACTGGAGCAGGGTATTCATTGGGCAATTGGAGAGGAGCATATCAGAGACGCCTTTTCCCGTCTGGGAGCAACACCGTTTGAGCTCAGGGATATTCATACCGATGTCTCTGAAAAACTCTTTATCCCCTTCAGTACGTTGAACGAAATTCGGAGAGATTTTTTCCAGAATCTGTCCGTAGCGTACCAGAAGGAGAAAGAAGGAATGTCTCATGGCATAAAAAACTGGATAAAGGAAGTAACTCTTGAATACCGCAATCCATGCAAGAGATTTTCAGGAGAAGATGGGATCAGGTTATCCCTGAAGATAGATAAATTGCAGTATTTGAATCACGTTCCTTTAGAAAAGATTTATAAGATCTATGTGGTATTGTCACGTGAAGTTCTCATGGCCCTTGGGTCAACAAAAAAAACTGATATGTCTCCCCTTCTCTCTGCCTCTCCCAAAGGAAGTGACAAAGCAGTGTTGAAAAAGCTGTTGCCGGTTGAAACTGCTACCGGCTCAACAGAAGCATACGATGTCATAAATACCTTGTTACCGTTACAAGACACGATTGTATTTTCATTGCCGGTCATTATGCGCGACAGAGGGAATGGGCTTGAAACGTTTGGGGATATAAAAATAATCGTGCAGAAGCTGATGGCGCTGGGTTTTCGGCAGTTCCAGCTTTCTAATCTGGGCGCTTTGGATATCTTTGAGACAAAAGACGTGCTATGGTATGCCGATTACCCGCTGTATTGTCTGAATCCGCTTTCTGCTGCACAACTCAGGAAATTAGGTTTTTGCCGGTATACCTTATCTCCGGAGGATGATAAAGAAAACCTCCAAACACTGTATTCCGCAGATGCCGATCTCATTATCTACCAGGACACCCCCCTTTTTATCTCCGAGACCTGTGTGTGGGCGAATATGAAAAGAAGATGCCCCGGCATATCCGAGTGTGGTTTCAGGCAGGTAACGGTCGAAAATGAACATGGCGACCGATTTGTCGCCATCAATGACCGATGCAAGACCGTAGTCATTGGCGAAAGGCCATTTTCCATCATCCACCGTATTCCAAAACTCCTTGAGGCAGGACAACGGGATTTCAGGATCGATTTGTGTTGGCGGGATTATACGCCTGAAATGATAGAGGACATATTCTCCGGCATTCAAAACAGGACGACAATGAAATACGCAACGATGGGAAATTATGAACGGGGATTGATATAA